The Leucobacter sp. UCMA 4100 genome window below encodes:
- a CDS encoding S-ribosylhomocysteine lyase yields MDDPLKLPESFTLDHDAVSAPFVRLAGRHVLAGGGEVVKWDLRFEQPNEGHLEMDTVHSIEHSLATTLRTITDAVVDISPMGCQTGFYVSVDAAELDDFDVFTEVLARGIQTALELNTVPGSSRTECGWAHSHSIEGAKEALAGFLDKRDEWNVIYGEERA; encoded by the coding sequence ATGGACGATCCGTTGAAGCTGCCAGAATCATTTACGCTCGATCATGACGCCGTAAGCGCGCCCTTTGTGAGGCTTGCCGGGAGGCACGTGCTCGCAGGCGGAGGCGAAGTTGTGAAGTGGGATCTGCGCTTCGAGCAGCCCAACGAGGGTCACCTTGAGATGGACACCGTGCACAGCATCGAGCATTCGCTCGCGACGACCCTGCGCACGATCACCGATGCGGTCGTTGATATCTCGCCCATGGGATGCCAGACCGGTTTCTACGTCTCGGTCGATGCCGCAGAACTCGATGATTTTGATGTGTTCACCGAGGTGCTCGCGCGCGGTATCCAGACGGCGCTCGAGCTCAACACGGTTCCTGGCTCAAGCCGTACCGAGTGCGGCTGGGCCCACTCCCACTCGATCGAGGGCGCGAAGGAAGCTCTCGCCGGTTTTCTCGACAAGCGCGACGAGTGGAACGTGATTTATGGTGAAGAGCGTGCCTAA
- a CDS encoding GntR family transcriptional regulator has translation MNAARASIHRDVLRDLLARIIDGEFSAGTPLPAEAKLAEQYGVSRGTIRTALSGLEDRGMLVPVQGAGWIVQSSLNTQSFRELRSFAQWARSKGMTPGGQVHSATPRPASVQEARKLLVKPKSEVLEVTRTRTLDGRVVMLERTIYPEWMSEKIRSLPADEPSVVTVLAERFGVVTAHADHAIDAVAASSTDAALLHVRRSSPLLRVRRTSFTGSGVPIEHGEDRYLPDTITFHAQTSNASNTLSRAD, from the coding sequence GTGAACGCAGCCAGGGCCTCGATCCACCGCGATGTACTGCGAGACCTTCTCGCACGCATCATCGACGGTGAGTTCAGCGCAGGCACGCCGCTTCCCGCTGAGGCCAAGCTCGCCGAGCAGTACGGCGTCTCGCGCGGCACCATACGCACGGCGCTCTCGGGCCTCGAAGATCGCGGCATGCTCGTGCCAGTTCAAGGCGCGGGGTGGATCGTGCAGTCGAGTCTCAACACACAGAGCTTTCGCGAGCTACGGTCATTCGCGCAGTGGGCGAGGAGTAAGGGCATGACCCCTGGCGGTCAGGTGCACTCAGCGACGCCGCGACCCGCGAGCGTGCAGGAAGCCCGCAAACTTCTCGTCAAGCCAAAGAGCGAGGTGCTCGAAGTCACGCGCACACGCACCCTCGACGGCAGGGTCGTCATGCTCGAACGCACGATCTACCCCGAGTGGATGTCAGAGAAGATACGCTCGCTGCCCGCCGACGAGCCCTCAGTCGTTACCGTTCTGGCCGAGCGTTTCGGCGTTGTGACCGCGCACGCCGACCACGCGATTGACGCGGTCGCCGCCTCAAGCACCGATGCGGCGCTGCTTCACGTTCGACGTTCAAGCCCCCTGCTTCGCGTGCGGCGCACGAGCTTCACCGGAAGTGGCGTGCCGATCGAACACGGCGAAGATCGCTACCTGCCAGACACCATCACCTTTCACGCCCAAACGTCGAACGCCAGCAACACGCTCTCTCGCGCAGACTGA
- a CDS encoding GNAT family N-acetyltransferase, whose product MLTHPGTLSGDLVRLEPLSHEHHDGLVEAVRDGELWNLWYTMVARPEAMRQEIDRRLALQEDGSMIPFTSVRADTGEVLGMTTFMNIEATVPRVEIGSTWNRLSAQGSGTNAEAKLMMLGHAFDVWGCIAVEFRTDYYNQQSRQAIARLGARQDGILRSHRNDGGYLRDTVVFSIVQQEWSGVKKGLELRLAKRRG is encoded by the coding sequence ATGCTCACACACCCCGGCACGCTGAGCGGTGACCTCGTCAGGCTTGAGCCGCTGAGTCATGAGCACCACGACGGTCTCGTCGAAGCAGTGCGCGACGGCGAACTGTGGAACCTCTGGTACACGATGGTTGCGCGGCCCGAGGCGATGCGCCAAGAGATTGACCGCCGCCTTGCGCTGCAGGAGGACGGCTCGATGATTCCGTTCACCAGCGTGCGGGCCGACACCGGCGAGGTGCTCGGGATGACCACCTTCATGAACATCGAAGCGACCGTTCCGAGGGTCGAAATTGGCTCGACCTGGAACCGACTCTCAGCGCAGGGAAGCGGCACCAACGCCGAGGCCAAGCTCATGATGCTCGGCCACGCCTTCGACGTGTGGGGGTGCATCGCGGTCGAGTTTCGCACCGACTACTACAACCAGCAGTCGCGCCAGGCCATCGCGCGGCTCGGCGCGAGGCAGGACGGGATTCTGCGTTCGCACCGAAACGATGGCGGGTATCTGCGCGACACTGTCGTCTTCTCGATTGTGCAGCAGGAGTGGAGTGGTGTGAAGAAGGGGCTTGAGCTGCGGCTGGCGAAGCGTCGGGGCTGA
- a CDS encoding DUF1648 domain-containing protein, which produces MTKHLTSHAHPAERPPRTYVTGPVTRFARYLTIAAAATVVVIGIVGYSSMPDTIPTHFGVNGEPDQWGPKGTFIALIILAALVSAGMVIASYFPGSVNVPRVIPVEKAQEYYRRVEQLLIAVAAVTVMLYATIVFSTVYDVNMLLPLIGVGAALLATAAVGTVRLVRALR; this is translated from the coding sequence ATGACGAAGCACCTCACCAGCCATGCTCACCCCGCCGAGCGGCCGCCGCGCACCTACGTGACCGGGCCAGTGACGCGGTTCGCGCGGTACCTTACGATCGCGGCCGCAGCAACGGTGGTAGTGATCGGGATCGTGGGCTACTCGTCTATGCCTGACACGATCCCGACGCACTTCGGGGTGAACGGCGAACCCGACCAGTGGGGCCCGAAGGGAACGTTCATCGCGCTGATCATTCTGGCGGCGCTCGTCTCGGCGGGCATGGTGATCGCCTCGTACTTTCCGGGCAGTGTGAACGTGCCCAGGGTGATCCCCGTTGAAAAGGCGCAGGAGTACTACCGAAGGGTTGAGCAACTCCTCATCGCGGTTGCCGCGGTGACGGTCATGCTCTACGCGACGATCGTGTTCTCAACCGTTTACGACGTGAATATGCTGCTTCCGCTCATCGGCGTTGGTGCTGCGCTGCTTGCGACCGCCGCGGTTGGCACGGTTCGGCTGGTGCGAGCGCTGCGGTAG
- a CDS encoding IS30 family transposase, translating to MLAEHVNTIWDMRAAGFTAREIGERVDKSEAAILSHIHSQGGVRPRRVARVSSLSFEERIEIQALWTAKAGIREIARKLGRAPSTVSREIRRNAFFSSERARRPRYRATQAQSQTFQRARRPKPSKLVTNPRLRRFVEAELSLKRSPEQVVGRLQREFPDQPEMRVSHETIYQAIYLLARGGLKRELEVRVRTGRKIRHSHRSGQSRQGRIAGMVNIVDRPAEALDRAVPGHWEGDLIIGKDGKSAIGTVVERHSNYLFLVWLDPSLPRVEAVTEGLIAKMKELPDVLRRTLTWDQGKEMSKHQEVAMGADIDVFFCDPHSPWQRPTNENTNGLLREYFPKGTDLSVFSQADLDYVEWEMNDRPRKRLAFAKPAEVIEEILLR from the coding sequence ATGCTTGCTGAGCATGTGAACACGATCTGGGATATGCGAGCTGCTGGCTTCACCGCACGAGAGATTGGTGAACGGGTAGACAAGAGCGAAGCCGCGATCTTGTCACATATTCATTCGCAGGGCGGGGTGAGACCCCGAAGAGTAGCCCGGGTGTCGTCGTTATCGTTCGAGGAGCGTATCGAGATTCAGGCGTTATGGACGGCAAAGGCTGGGATTCGTGAGATCGCGAGGAAGTTGGGGCGTGCCCCGTCAACAGTGAGTCGTGAGATTCGGCGGAACGCGTTCTTTTCTTCTGAACGGGCTCGTAGGCCGAGGTATCGGGCAACACAGGCACAATCGCAAACGTTTCAGCGCGCCCGCAGACCGAAACCGTCGAAGCTGGTAACGAATCCGCGGTTACGGCGTTTTGTGGAGGCTGAACTATCGTTGAAGCGGTCACCGGAACAGGTTGTGGGCAGGCTACAGCGCGAGTTTCCGGATCAGCCGGAGATGCGAGTGTCACACGAAACGATCTATCAAGCGATCTATCTCCTTGCCAGGGGTGGGCTCAAACGCGAGCTTGAGGTTCGGGTTCGTACGGGGAGGAAGATCCGACACAGTCACCGTTCTGGCCAGTCTAGGCAGGGCCGAATTGCTGGGATGGTGAACATTGTTGACCGTCCCGCAGAAGCACTTGATCGGGCTGTTCCTGGGCATTGGGAAGGTGACTTAATTATCGGGAAAGATGGCAAGAGCGCTATCGGGACGGTCGTTGAACGCCACTCGAACTATCTATTCCTTGTTTGGTTAGACCCCTCGTTACCGCGGGTAGAAGCAGTCACTGAGGGGCTTATCGCGAAGATGAAAGAGTTACCTGATGTGCTTCGTCGGACTCTCACCTGGGACCAGGGCAAAGAGATGAGTAAGCATCAAGAAGTCGCTATGGGAGCTGATATTGATGTGTTCTTTTGCGACCCGCACTCGCCCTGGCAGCGGCCGACGAATGAGAACACGAATGGGTTACTGCGGGAGTATTTCCCCAAGGGCACTGATCTGAGTGTGTTCAGTCAGGCAGATCTCGATTATGTTGAGTGGGAGATGAACGACCGGCCCCGGAAACGGTTAGCGTTCGCGAAGCCGGCCGAGGTCATCGAAGAGATACTGTTGCGCTGA
- a CDS encoding TSUP family transporter codes for MLVLATLTFFIAAVVQRLTGMGFALVATPILVLLLGPHDGVLLVIMGGFVISSLMLIGGLRLISWKPTLLLLLGGTLAMPFGAWVAAALTDAALLTLVGAAAICALLVPMLPLKPHPNTGARGAIPALGAGAVSGFLSVTSGLSGPPLVAYGTSSRWEHRSFVASIQVVFVAFAAVTLALRGLPSVQPTSYALFAVALVVGLIVGIGLDTIVPVRVARIGMFVCAWAGAVSVLARGIIALLA; via the coding sequence ATGCTCGTTCTCGCAACCCTCACGTTCTTTATCGCGGCGGTCGTGCAACGGCTGACGGGCATGGGGTTTGCGCTCGTGGCAACACCGATTCTCGTGCTCCTGCTCGGGCCGCACGACGGGGTTCTGCTCGTCATTATGGGCGGCTTTGTGATCTCTTCGCTCATGCTTATCGGCGGTCTCCGGCTCATTTCATGGAAGCCCACCCTCCTCCTGCTCCTGGGCGGCACGCTAGCAATGCCCTTCGGTGCGTGGGTCGCAGCGGCCCTGACCGATGCCGCTCTGCTCACCCTCGTGGGAGCCGCGGCGATCTGTGCGCTGCTCGTGCCCATGCTGCCGTTGAAACCCCACCCCAACACCGGTGCTCGAGGTGCGATCCCCGCCCTCGGAGCCGGCGCCGTCTCTGGCTTTCTCAGCGTCACGAGCGGGCTTTCTGGGCCACCGCTCGTTGCATACGGAACCTCATCGCGCTGGGAACATCGCAGCTTCGTCGCCTCGATCCAGGTCGTCTTCGTTGCTTTCGCCGCGGTAACGCTCGCGCTGCGCGGACTGCCGAGTGTGCAACCCACCTCATATGCGCTCTTCGCCGTTGCCCTTGTCGTTGGTCTGATCGTGGGTATCGGCCTCGATACGATCGTCCCGGTGCGCGTCGCGAGAATCGGCATGTTTGTGTGCGCCTGGGCCGGTGCAGTCTCGGTACTTGCGCGGGGAATCATCGCGCTTCTCGCGTGA
- a CDS encoding phosphate/phosphite/phosphonate ABC transporter substrate-binding protein — protein MKTSTRRGLAIVAGLSLLGTLAACSPSEATPPAEGGDTANSQEGSFAKDENTLVMGMVPDQQSVENNFEPLVDYIAAKTGKKVELVQSTDYAALVEAAIAGRIDIGSFSGFTYVAATNGGAPLTPIGVTVTEAGEEPGYESLAVVPKGSDIASIKDMKGHKVCFVDPGSTSGYLYPSAELLAEGINPESDVTPVFAGGHDASAQKTAQGVECEAGFAEDAVVETTGIADGLFAEGDLTVINRVTVPGAPLVMSTNLPKDVQSSLKDALQNITLDGIEAEGITITEAFKAYFYELVPVEDSYYDSVRKVCEETGAAQCQP, from the coding sequence GTGAAAACATCAACCCGTCGTGGCCTCGCCATCGTCGCAGGACTCTCACTCCTCGGCACACTCGCCGCCTGCTCGCCGAGCGAAGCCACGCCACCCGCAGAGGGCGGCGACACCGCGAACTCGCAGGAGGGGAGCTTCGCGAAAGACGAGAACACCCTCGTCATGGGCATGGTTCCCGACCAGCAGTCGGTCGAAAACAACTTTGAGCCGCTCGTTGATTACATCGCGGCCAAGACCGGCAAGAAAGTCGAGCTCGTGCAATCGACCGACTATGCGGCCCTCGTTGAAGCCGCGATCGCCGGGCGCATTGACATCGGGAGTTTCTCGGGCTTCACCTATGTCGCCGCGACGAACGGTGGCGCGCCTCTCACCCCGATCGGCGTCACGGTGACTGAAGCAGGAGAGGAACCAGGGTACGAGTCGCTCGCGGTCGTGCCGAAGGGCTCAGACATTGCCTCGATCAAAGACATGAAGGGGCACAAGGTGTGCTTCGTTGACCCGGGTTCAACCTCGGGCTACCTGTACCCGAGTGCTGAGCTACTCGCCGAGGGCATCAACCCCGAGAGCGATGTGACCCCGGTCTTCGCTGGTGGCCACGATGCTTCGGCGCAGAAGACCGCGCAGGGCGTTGAGTGCGAGGCCGGCTTCGCCGAGGACGCCGTGGTCGAGACCACCGGTATCGCCGATGGGCTCTTTGCCGAGGGCGACCTGACCGTGATTAATCGCGTCACCGTTCCCGGTGCTCCGCTCGTCATGTCGACGAACCTGCCGAAAGATGTGCAGAGCTCGCTCAAAGATGCGCTGCAAAACATCACGCTTGACGGTATCGAGGCCGAGGGCATCACGATCACCGAGGCGTTCAAGGCCTACTTCTACGAGCTCGTGCCCGTTGAAGATTCGTATTACGACAGCGTGCGCAAGGTGTGTGAAGAAACCGGCGCCGCGCAGTGCCAGCCCTAA
- the phnC gene encoding phosphonate ABC transporter ATP-binding protein has product MSDTPKIRLTEVTKTFGHTVALESVSLEVSAGEVVVLLGLSGSGKSTLLRHLNGLETATEGIVEVLGDPLGGLKGRQLRELRSKVGFIFQQFELVGPRSVLENVLSGSLATLRGPRLGLLSYPKHLRLRALDLLAEVGLEELAFQRADTLSGGQQQRVAIARALMQEPEILLADEPVASLDPESSQQVMNLIREIAVRRGLIVLCSLHQVDLALAWADRIVGLRHGAVVLDTRAGALDKETVMNIYRRVAVTPEEIAAIEPQVGAAGLGQAAGAPVTDMQASGASA; this is encoded by the coding sequence ATGAGTGATACACCGAAGATCCGCTTGACCGAGGTGACGAAGACGTTTGGGCACACGGTTGCCCTTGAATCGGTCTCGCTCGAGGTCTCGGCGGGCGAGGTCGTCGTGCTGCTCGGGCTGTCGGGTTCGGGTAAGTCGACCCTGCTGCGCCACCTGAATGGGCTTGAGACCGCGACCGAGGGCATCGTTGAGGTGCTCGGCGATCCGCTCGGCGGTCTCAAGGGGCGCCAACTTCGTGAGCTGCGCAGCAAGGTCGGGTTCATCTTTCAGCAGTTTGAGCTCGTGGGCCCGCGAAGCGTGCTCGAAAACGTGTTGAGCGGTAGCCTCGCCACCCTTCGTGGCCCGAGGCTCGGCCTGCTCAGCTACCCGAAGCATCTGAGGCTGCGAGCGCTCGACCTGCTCGCCGAGGTGGGGCTTGAGGAACTAGCCTTCCAACGGGCCGACACCCTCTCTGGCGGGCAGCAGCAGCGGGTCGCGATCGCGCGTGCCCTCATGCAGGAGCCAGAGATTCTACTCGCAGACGAACCTGTTGCCTCGCTCGACCCGGAGTCGTCGCAGCAAGTCATGAACCTCATTCGTGAGATTGCCGTGCGCCGCGGTTTGATCGTGCTGTGCAGCCTGCACCAGGTCGACCTGGCCCTCGCCTGGGCCGATCGCATTGTCGGGCTGAGGCACGGTGCCGTCGTGCTCGACACCCGGGCCGGCGCACTCGATAAAGAGACCGTCATGAATATTTACCGCAGAGTTGCGGTGACACCCGAAGAGATCGCTGCGATCGAACCACAGGTAGGCGCAGCCGGGCTGGGGCAAGCTGCGGGGGCGCCCGTGACCGATATGCAGGCGAGTGGGGCATCGGCGTGA
- a CDS encoding HAD family hydrolase produces the protein MTEPLTKTPRQAKPLPAAVLCDLDGTLLDTEQPWLETIRVTLEDLGIAMSERQLLRFEGATVSQTARRIIDEYFLGRVPSGLASAAELGERIELASLRVQRGAARWKPGAREMLADLREARVPVAIVTSSSRRWYEQLSDELALEGFAHVVTADDVRATKPDPEPYRHAAGLFGLRASDCLAIEDSEVGMRAALAAGCRTVLVRADPGADLNTVSREDFGPGHGGAPEPWTVEAHVRVSSLVGLGSDWAAKICDLDRLSLFEHNPKGTP, from the coding sequence ATGACTGAGCCACTGACGAAAACGCCGCGGCAGGCAAAACCCCTCCCCGCCGCGGTGTTGTGCGACCTCGATGGGACGCTGCTCGATACTGAGCAGCCCTGGCTCGAAACCATTCGCGTGACGCTCGAAGATCTCGGCATCGCAATGTCCGAGCGTCAGCTCTTGCGTTTTGAAGGGGCGACTGTCTCGCAAACGGCGAGGCGCATCATCGATGAGTACTTTCTTGGCCGGGTGCCGAGCGGGCTTGCCTCGGCTGCCGAACTGGGGGAGCGGATCGAGCTCGCCTCGCTTCGGGTCCAGCGAGGCGCCGCCCGCTGGAAACCAGGGGCGAGAGAGATGCTCGCTGACCTGCGCGAAGCTCGGGTACCCGTCGCGATTGTGACGAGCTCATCGCGGCGCTGGTACGAGCAGCTCTCGGATGAGCTTGCTCTGGAGGGGTTTGCGCACGTCGTCACCGCCGACGATGTGCGGGCGACGAAACCAGACCCCGAGCCCTACCGTCATGCCGCTGGCCTGTTCGGGCTTCGCGCGAGCGATTGCCTTGCCATCGAAGACTCAGAGGTGGGTATGCGTGCAGCGCTCGCAGCAGGGTGCCGCACCGTGCTCGTGCGCGCTGATCCCGGCGCTGACCTCAACACCGTTTCCCGCGAAGACTTCGGTCCAGGGCACGGGGGAGCCCCAGAGCCCTGGACCGTGGAGGCCCACGTACGCGTCTCGAGCCTCGTGGGGCTCGGCAGCGACTGGGCCGCCAAAATATGCGATCTTGACCGACTTTCACTCTTTGAACACAACCCGAAAGGTACTCCGTGA
- the phnE gene encoding phosphonate ABC transporter, permease protein PhnE: protein MTAPTLAKREAAAQPPWPTLAKPTRARIVTNALLIGLLIAGVWSLQGVGLSWEQVTRGTEYAGSFLARTVPFVWPSLGEALWLCALTLAIVFCGTALAAVLSIPVAYLAARNTAPNRFGVALGRFLGVTTRAAPDAIMAMIFALIIGQGALAGVLALGIHSIGMISKLTADAIEQIDDGPVLALRAAGASKHQQFWGAVWPQILPAFIAIVLHRADINLRVSVILGFVGVAGLGQQLSIAMQTLNYREAMPFAIIIFVLCVLFEVVSALLRRSLLGAQPEGRSIAHRLVRRLTNEPESPEAMRIAHAAQGREGRIPWTPDRVRSVTLIWSTVLIVAASVVLAGSQGSSFANFWQNLAIAGGRLWPPSLAQEKWGQVALALVETVQIAFAATLFAVVFSMLLGALAARNVSPSPGVRAGARFTLVVIRGLPELLLALFFIILTGLGPGAAVLALGIGGVGLLGKLIADSLEEVNPGPEQALFAVGATRPQVFAAATFPQAVPSFVGHTLYLLDTNIRSATVLGIVGGGGIGYMLSSAARVNQHELLFLLLCVLVIVFLVEGLSTLLRKMLA from the coding sequence GTGACCGCCCCGACGCTCGCAAAACGAGAGGCTGCTGCGCAGCCGCCCTGGCCCACACTTGCAAAGCCCACGAGGGCGAGAATCGTTACCAACGCACTGCTCATCGGGCTCCTCATCGCGGGAGTATGGTCGCTGCAGGGCGTCGGCCTCTCCTGGGAACAGGTCACCCGGGGCACCGAGTATGCGGGGTCGTTCCTTGCACGCACGGTTCCCTTCGTCTGGCCGAGCCTCGGCGAAGCCCTGTGGCTCTGCGCTCTCACCCTGGCCATCGTGTTTTGCGGAACGGCGCTCGCCGCAGTGCTCTCGATCCCGGTGGCCTACCTTGCCGCCCGCAACACCGCCCCGAACCGCTTTGGCGTTGCGCTCGGCCGTTTTCTCGGCGTCACGACGCGAGCGGCACCCGACGCGATTATGGCGATGATCTTCGCGCTCATCATCGGGCAGGGGGCGCTCGCCGGGGTGCTCGCTCTCGGGATCCACTCGATTGGCATGATCAGTAAGCTCACCGCCGATGCGATCGAGCAGATTGACGACGGCCCCGTGCTCGCACTGCGCGCCGCCGGGGCGAGTAAACACCAGCAGTTTTGGGGAGCGGTGTGGCCGCAAATTCTGCCGGCGTTCATCGCGATCGTGTTGCACCGTGCCGACATTAACCTGCGCGTCTCGGTCATTCTCGGCTTCGTGGGCGTCGCGGGCCTCGGCCAGCAGCTCAGCATCGCCATGCAAACGCTGAACTATCGCGAGGCGATGCCCTTCGCGATCATCATCTTTGTGCTGTGCGTCCTGTTCGAGGTCGTCTCGGCCCTGTTGCGGCGCTCGTTACTCGGAGCCCAGCCCGAGGGCCGCAGTATCGCCCACCGCCTTGTGCGCCGCCTGACGAACGAACCCGAGAGTCCAGAAGCGATGCGGATCGCGCACGCCGCCCAGGGCCGCGAAGGCCGCATTCCGTGGACTCCTGACCGGGTGCGCAGCGTTACCCTCATCTGGTCGACGGTGCTGATCGTCGCGGCCTCGGTTGTTCTCGCGGGATCGCAGGGAAGTAGCTTCGCGAACTTCTGGCAGAACCTCGCGATCGCCGGAGGTCGGCTCTGGCCACCGTCGCTCGCTCAAGAAAAGTGGGGGCAGGTCGCTCTCGCGCTCGTCGAGACCGTGCAGATCGCGTTCGCGGCAACCCTCTTCGCCGTCGTCTTCTCGATGCTGCTTGGGGCTCTCGCCGCACGCAACGTCTCGCCGAGCCCCGGGGTTCGGGCTGGCGCACGGTTCACGCTCGTCGTGATCCGCGGCTTGCCAGAACTCTTGCTGGCCCTCTTCTTTATCATTCTCACGGGGCTCGGCCCCGGTGCCGCCGTGCTCGCGCTTGGTATCGGCGGGGTGGGGCTGCTGGGGAAGCTCATCGCCGACTCGCTCGAAGAGGTGAACCCTGGGCCTGAGCAAGCGCTTTTCGCGGTTGGGGCGACCAGGCCGCAGGTGTTTGCCGCAGCGACCTTCCCGCAGGCGGTGCCATCGTTCGTAGGGCACACGCTCTACCTGCTCGACACGAACATTCGCTCGGCGACAGTGCTCGGCATCGTTGGCGGAGGCGGCATCGGGTACATGCTCTCGAGCGCGGCCCGGGTGAACCAGCACGAACTGCTCTTCTTGCTGCTGTGCGTGCTCGTGATCGTCTTTCTCGTCGAGGGGCTCTCGACGCTGCTGCGCAAGATGCTGGCGTAA
- a CDS encoding phosphorylase family protein, with protein sequence MVKSVPKPLLVFAHADEAQAFAEVPHLITGIGKVNAAAKLGQRLAEGDVSEVVVLGTAGMLDDSLDLSTVYRVNVALQHDFEFASPAAVMGADGGVQFVAPEVWMRDGAGLVGTDASNAGEATATIATGDVFVKDDGLRAALTGQGAQLVDMESYAYAVLCHTFGVSLRIFKVPSDFADSATSHETWDDIVARKSSELLQFARGRSLV encoded by the coding sequence ATGGTGAAGAGCGTGCCTAAGCCGCTGCTCGTCTTTGCGCACGCCGACGAGGCACAGGCTTTCGCCGAGGTGCCTCATCTCATTACCGGTATTGGCAAGGTCAATGCCGCGGCTAAGCTCGGGCAGCGTCTTGCCGAGGGCGACGTCTCTGAGGTTGTTGTGCTCGGCACCGCCGGCATGCTCGACGACTCGCTCGACCTGTCGACCGTGTACCGAGTGAACGTTGCGCTGCAGCACGACTTCGAGTTCGCGAGCCCGGCCGCCGTCATGGGGGCCGACGGGGGCGTGCAATTCGTTGCCCCCGAGGTGTGGATGCGCGATGGTGCTGGGCTCGTCGGCACCGATGCGTCAAACGCGGGGGAGGCGACCGCCACGATCGCGACGGGTGACGTCTTCGTGAAAGATGACGGCCTTCGCGCCGCGCTCACCGGCCAAGGGGCCCAGCTCGTCGACATGGAGAGCTACGCGTACGCCGTGCTCTGCCACACGTTCGGCGTGTCGCTCAGAATTTTTAAAGTGCCTTCTGACTTTGCAGACAGCGCCACGAGCCACGAAACCTGGGATGACATCGTCGCCCGCAAGAGTTCGGAGCTCCTTCAATTTGCGCGGGGGCGCTCACTCGTCTAA